One window of the Anopheles cruzii chromosome 2, idAnoCruzAS_RS32_06, whole genome shotgun sequence genome contains the following:
- the LOC128277421 gene encoding 4-hydroxyphenylpyruvate dioxygenase, producing the protein MTTYTNKGPKPAGGKFLSFDHITFYVGNAKQAASYYTTRFGFEDYAYQGLETGSRVLVKHAVRQNRIVFVFVSAYEPGHRDLGDHLVRHGDGVKDVAFEVEDLDVIVRRAKERGAKLVRDVWEESDEHGTVRFATVQTYGDTVHTFVERNGYRGRFLPGFRAPLHEDVLLRTLPPVGLNFIDHVVGNQPDLQMESVAAWYEKVLMFHRFWSVDDSQIHTEYSALRSIVVTNYEETVKMPINEPAKGKKKSQIEEYVEYYGGAGVQHIALNTSDIISAIRNLRARGQQFLSIPDTYYDQLRDRLKSSDVKIKEDMAVLQELQILIDYDENGYLLQIFSKNMQDRPTLFIEVIQRHNHNGFGAGNFKALFEAIEADQEKRGNL; encoded by the exons ATG ACCACTTACACCAACAAGGGACCGAAACCGGCCGGTGGTAAGTTTCTCTCGTTCGATCACATCACGTTCTACGTTGGCAACGCGAAACAAGCGGCCAGCTACTACACCACTCGGTTCGGGTTCGAGGACTACGCCTACCAGGGATTAGAAACCGGAAGTCGAGTATTGGTGAAGCATGCGGTGCGCCAGAACCggattgtgtttgtgttcgtgTCGGCGTACGAGCCGGGTCATCGTGACCTCGGAGACCACTTGGTACGTCACGGAGACGGAGTTAAGGACGTTGCTTTCGAGGTAGAGGATCTGGATGTAATCGTGCGGCGAGCGAAGGAGCGCGGCGCAAAGCTGGTGCGCGATGTCTGGGAAGAATCGGACGAGCACGGCACTGTCCGGTTCGCGACCGTGCAGACATACGGCGACACAGTCCACACCTTTGTCGAGCGCAACGGTTACCGAGGCCGATTTCTGCCCGGTTTTCGGGCGCCACTACACGAAGATGTGCTGCTACGCACGCTGCCTCCGGTAGGTTTGAACTTTATTGATCACGTCGTTGGCAATCAACCGGACCTGCAGATGgaatcggtggcggcgtggtACGAGAAGGTGCTTATGTTCCACCGGTTCTGGTCGGTGGACGACAGCCAGATCCACACCGAGTACTCTGCCCTGCGGTCGATCGTGGTGACCAACTACGAGGAAACGGTCAAGATGCCAATCAACGAGCCGGCGAAGGGGAAGAAGAAATCGCAAATCGAAGAGTACGTCGAATATTACGGCGGGGCTGGCGTGCAACATATTGCTCTGAACACGAGCGATATCATCAGCGCCATACGTAATTTGCGTGCTCGCGGCCAACAGTTTCTCTCCATCCCGGACACGTACTACGACCAGTTGCGCGACCGCCTCAAGTCGAGTGACGTGAAAATTAAGGAGGACATGGCCGTTCTCCAGGAGCTGCAAATCCTAATCGATTACGATGAAAACGGTTATCTGCTGCAAATCTTTTCCAAGAATATGCAGGACCGACCAACGCTCTTCATTGAGGTCATCCAGCGGCACAATCATAAT GGTTTCGGAGCTGGCAATTTCAAGGCACTGTTTGAGGCCATCGAAGCGGACCAGGAAAAGCGCGGAAATTTATAA